Genomic DNA from Bacteroides zhangwenhongii:
ATAGACATCACCTTCTCCATAGTAATGCCCAAAATGTTCTTTTCTAGGAACAAAATCAACACTTTTCAATTTGCCATTATCGTAATAATGATAAGATTTACTATAGGTTCCATAGTCACGACTAATGAGTCTTCCCGATGAATCATATCCATAATGCTGCGAATGACGGGAAAGGTCTGAACCATCGACTATTCCACGTTTATTGTACATATAACGCAATTTGCCTGATTCATCATAATTAAAGCCAATAGGATCACCATATCTTCGTTGTTCGTCAAACCAGTTCCCCACATACGTCAGTTTTCCACTTTCATTAAATTTCATTTCAGTCCGTGTCTTACGTCCCCAACTTATTTTAGAAACCGCACTTTTCAAACCAAATTTTGCCCAATCAGTAGGATAATTCACAAAATCAGGGACAAAGGTGGCAGTTTCACCATCAAATCCTGTCATATTCTCAATCAAAGGAGTAACCGCATAATAGAGCCACAACGAATTTTGCTTCCTTTCCACTGCTTTCTCTGTTATCTTAGATGCTATATTACATCCTATCATGCTTGTCAGCAAACCAGTAATCGGTATTAGTTTCAATAACTGTTTCATATTCATAATATATTTCATTTTGTTAGTTCTGATTTCTTTATATTATATACTCGTTGGCGGAATTAAATCTTTTATCAATTTAATTCCGCCGACGAGTAAGTTTATATTACCACCTTATATCCTCAAGCTGCATCTTTGAATTCAATACCTTCCACGGAGTAGAATTCGTAGTCACCACTTCATAGCGTGTAAGTTTACCTGCCCCCGAAGCCACATTCTTCACTACCACCCGACAAGCTGCAGAAACATTTTCAGGGAAGGACGCGGAAGCCGTTCCACCGGAATAAATCCGCTGTTCGCCTACATAAAATTCACTACTGTTAAAATCGTACGTTTTACCACTATCATCATATCCTTTTAGCAAGGACGTATCAAAAGTCAAAGTCACATCATCTCCCGTATTCAGTATCTTAAAACTAAATTCAACCATAGTTCCTATCTTGATACATTGCACAAATTCCGTTTTCAATCTTGAATCATATGGAGTAATCGTACCGCAACTGCCGCCGCCATCCAATTCACCGCCATCGCTTCCATTTTTAGCGACTGACACCTCAACAGAGAGTGCTTCGCCCTCCGCTTCTACAAGCAAAATGACCGTCTCATCTTTCGTGATTCGCTGGCGGTCGATATTCACTACCACCGCACTCTCTTTTCCGTATGCCGTGCTGCCACTTGAGGGGCTCACCGACAGCCAAGACGCAGGAGAGGATTTCGTGACCGACCACGGCACAGACGTACCGGACGTACTGATATTGCGAATGGTAAATGTCTTGCTTGTAGACTGCCCGCCGAAATTCAACGAAGCGATATTCAGTTTGATGCGGGAAGTACCCCATTGCAGTACCATATCTCCAGAAGCTTTCTCACCGGCAACTACCGATATCCGTTTAGTATTCGTCTTATAACCGAACTTCGCAATCTGTATGGTATATTGTCCCGGCTCCATCTCCGGAAATTCATAACTGCCGTCACTCCCCGTATTTATTGTTTTCCCGTAAGGGGAAAGCGAAACATGAGCATCTTGAATAGGCTCTCCATTATCGGCATCATTGACTATGCCATATATTGTCCCCATCGTCTCTACTTCGTCTTTAGCACAGCTGCAAAACAGCCCGCATATACACAAGAAGGAGAGCCCCGAAAACAATCTGATAAATACCTTTGCCATCATAGTATATAGTTTGTTGTTTATTAAAATCGAAAGCCTAATGTCATTCCGTTACAATCCCCCATAGAAGGATAGACAGCCAGGTTGACCGACTTCTGTTTTTGTCTGATAGACCGCTTACGCCCATTAACCACCAAAGCGTCTATCAAATTATACACATACAGCGCTGCCGCACCACCGATACATACATTACGTACATTCTCCCAATTATCAGCCTTGGTATTATAAGTTTCCAGGTGC
This window encodes:
- a CDS encoding carboxypeptidase regulatory-like domain-containing protein; protein product: MMAKVFIRLFSGLSFLCICGLFCSCAKDEVETMGTIYGIVNDADNGEPIQDAHVSLSPYGKTINTGSDGSYEFPEMEPGQYTIQIAKFGYKTNTKRISVVAGEKASGDMVLQWGTSRIKLNIASLNFGGQSTSKTFTIRNISTSGTSVPWSVTKSSPASWLSVSPSSGSTAYGKESAVVVNIDRQRITKDETVILLVEAEGEALSVEVSVAKNGSDGGELDGGGSCGTITPYDSRLKTEFVQCIKIGTMVEFSFKILNTGDDVTLTFDTSLLKGYDDSGKTYDFNSSEFYVGEQRIYSGGTASASFPENVSAACRVVVKNVASGAGKLTRYEVVTTNSTPWKVLNSKMQLEDIRW